A genomic window from Chitinophaga pollutisoli includes:
- a CDS encoding WcaF family extracellular polysaccharide biosynthesis acetyltransferase: MITTSRSELLQTDLSKFSTGNYVAGPKWKVLSWYFVNYWIFNSALPWPYGLKVKLLRMFGAKVGNGLVIKAKVRIKNPWRLSLGDNVWIGEDVWIDNLEDVSVGSNACISQGALLLTGNHDYTASDFPYRLGRIDVEEGAWVGAKSVVCPGVRLGSHAILTVNSVATRSIAPWEIHSGNPAAYVRDRVMKK, translated from the coding sequence ATGATTACAACATCGCGATCTGAGCTGCTGCAAACCGACTTGTCCAAATTCTCGACGGGCAATTACGTAGCCGGGCCGAAATGGAAAGTGCTGAGCTGGTATTTCGTGAACTACTGGATCTTCAATAGCGCGCTCCCCTGGCCTTACGGTCTGAAAGTGAAGCTGCTGCGGATGTTCGGTGCAAAGGTGGGCAACGGATTGGTGATTAAGGCGAAAGTCAGGATCAAAAATCCCTGGCGCCTTTCGCTCGGCGATAACGTCTGGATTGGAGAAGATGTGTGGATCGATAACCTGGAGGATGTTTCGGTCGGCAGCAACGCCTGCATTTCACAGGGCGCGCTGTTGCTGACGGGCAACCACGACTACACCGCCTCCGATTTCCCTTACCGCCTCGGCCGCATCGATGTGGAAGAAGGCGCCTGGGTGGGCGCGAAGTCGGTAGTTTGCCCCGGCGTGCGCCTGGGCTCCCACGCCATCCTGACGGTGAATTCCGTAGCCACCCGGAGCATTGCGCCCTGGGAGATTCATTCCGGTAACCCGGCGGCTTACGTCCGCGATCGCGTCATGAAAAAATAG
- the cobA gene encoding uroporphyrinogen-III C-methyltransferase, translating into MLQPMLSLVGAGPGDPDLITLKAIKTLRAADVILYDALACEDLLQYTRPGALCLSVGKRAGRHAVPQDEINRLIVHYATTHGHVVRLKGGDPFLFGRAEEEIRAAREAGIPVNTIPGITSAIAAPSSQGIPLTARGLHESCWITTGTTRSGTISADIALAAQSTATVVILMGMCHIREIMDIFRANGKAAIPAAIIQSATTTGERCVTGCVNDIADAAEAAGLGTPAVIIIGETVRLHPSLWKEYYNLTVHTNEPPA; encoded by the coding sequence ATGTTACAGCCGATGCTTAGCCTGGTGGGCGCCGGGCCCGGAGATCCGGACCTGATCACCCTCAAAGCCATCAAAACCCTCCGCGCGGCAGATGTCATATTATATGACGCACTCGCCTGCGAAGATCTCCTCCAGTACACCCGCCCAGGCGCCCTTTGCCTCTCCGTCGGCAAAAGAGCCGGCCGCCACGCTGTCCCGCAGGACGAAATCAACCGCCTTATCGTCCATTACGCCACCACCCACGGGCACGTTGTCCGCCTCAAGGGCGGAGATCCCTTTCTCTTCGGCCGCGCCGAAGAAGAAATCCGCGCCGCCCGCGAAGCCGGTATCCCCGTCAACACCATCCCCGGTATCACCAGCGCCATCGCCGCACCTTCCTCCCAGGGTATCCCGCTCACGGCGCGCGGCCTCCACGAATCCTGCTGGATCACCACCGGCACCACCCGCTCCGGCACCATTTCAGCAGACATCGCCCTCGCCGCCCAATCCACCGCCACCGTCGTGATTCTCATGGGCATGTGCCACATCCGCGAAATCATGGACATCTTCCGCGCAAACGGTAAAGCCGCCATACCCGCCGCCATCATCCAATCCGCCACCACCACGGGAGAGCGCTGTGTCACCGGTTGCGTCAACGATATCGCCGACGCCGCCGAAGCGGCAGGGCTCGGCACTCCCGCCGTCATCATTATCGGCGAAACCGTCCGCTTACACCCTTCATTATGGAAAGAATATTATAACTTGACGGTCCACACCAACGAGCCGCCTGCATGA
- a CDS encoding formate/nitrite transporter family protein, with translation MDYKKPAEVAGAMIQAGIDKTRMSMTDMIVKGILSGAILGFGTTFALTATVQTNLPLIGAAIFPACFIIVVLLGYELVTGNFAVMSLSWFAGQVSLKQLGKNWAVVYLANLAGGLLYAGLFWASLTQFGKVDGGALGKLISNIAVAKTTGYGQYGTTGLLTVFVKGILCNWMVTLGVVMAMTSTSTLGKILAAWLPIFIFFAQGFEHAVVNMFVIPAGMFMGAPVSAGQWWWLNQIPVTLGNIVGGVIFTALTLYLMHGKRRKETVATPAANTRAEIAESAPVLQ, from the coding sequence ATGGACTATAAAAAACCCGCGGAAGTAGCCGGCGCCATGATCCAGGCCGGCATCGACAAAACCCGCATGAGCATGACCGACATGATCGTGAAGGGCATCCTTTCCGGCGCCATCCTGGGTTTCGGTACTACGTTCGCGCTCACGGCCACGGTACAAACGAACCTCCCGCTCATCGGCGCGGCGATTTTTCCGGCGTGCTTCATCATCGTAGTGTTGCTGGGGTATGAGCTGGTAACGGGGAACTTCGCGGTGATGTCGCTGTCGTGGTTTGCCGGGCAGGTTTCCCTGAAGCAGCTGGGCAAAAACTGGGCGGTGGTGTATCTCGCCAACCTGGCCGGCGGCTTGCTGTATGCGGGGCTATTCTGGGCGTCGCTCACGCAATTCGGGAAGGTCGACGGCGGCGCCCTCGGCAAGCTGATCTCCAACATCGCCGTGGCGAAAACGACCGGGTACGGTCAGTACGGAACCACCGGCTTGCTGACGGTTTTTGTGAAAGGGATTTTGTGCAACTGGATGGTGACGCTCGGCGTTGTGATGGCCATGACTTCCACTTCCACTCTCGGAAAAATCCTCGCCGCCTGGCTACCGATATTCATCTTCTTCGCGCAGGGATTTGAACACGCCGTGGTGAATATGTTCGTGATTCCGGCGGGCATGTTCATGGGTGCGCCCGTTTCAGCAGGACAGTGGTGGTGGCTGAACCAGATCCCCGTAACGTTGGGCAACATCGTCGGGGGCGTCATCTTCACCGCGTTGACGTTGTACCTCATGCATGGCAAGCGGCGGAAAGAAACGGTGGCCACGCCCGCCGCCAATACCCGCGCGGAAATCGCAGAAAGCGCACCGGTGCTGCAATAA
- a CDS encoding glycosyltransferase family 2 protein codes for MSLAVIILTYNESLHLARCLESIRQVASEIHIVDCFSTDDTVAIGERYGAKVHQRKWKSYADQFQWGMDHCGINTPWVMRMDADEYLEPALVQEINQQLHTFPESVTGLYIRRKVLFKEKWIRYGGFYPHTLLRIWRNGKANVEQRWMDEHIVVSSGETRMLKEHLVDHNLNSIHWWVNKHNNYAIREMIDLLNIKYRFMELDQRLLGSTNVQARRKRLLKEKVYSAIPPGGRALLYFCYRYFLRFGFLDGYRGFVFHFMQGYWYRLLVDVNVKEFEAKLAGDTSAAKLKEILKNDYNIAI; via the coding sequence ATGAGCCTCGCCGTCATCATATTAACCTATAACGAATCACTCCACCTCGCCAGGTGCCTCGAAAGCATCCGGCAGGTGGCGTCGGAAATCCATATCGTGGACTGCTTTTCCACCGACGATACCGTGGCTATTGGGGAGCGCTACGGCGCAAAGGTGCACCAGCGGAAATGGAAGAGCTACGCCGACCAGTTCCAGTGGGGAATGGATCATTGCGGCATCAACACGCCCTGGGTCATGCGAATGGATGCCGACGAATACCTGGAACCCGCGCTGGTGCAGGAAATCAACCAGCAGCTGCATACCTTTCCCGAAAGTGTCACCGGGCTGTACATCCGCCGGAAGGTGTTATTCAAGGAAAAATGGATCCGTTACGGCGGCTTCTATCCGCATACCCTGCTCCGCATCTGGCGCAACGGCAAGGCAAACGTGGAGCAACGCTGGATGGATGAGCACATCGTAGTAAGTAGCGGGGAAACCCGGATGTTGAAAGAACACCTCGTTGACCATAACCTGAATTCGATTCACTGGTGGGTGAACAAGCATAATAATTACGCCATCCGCGAGATGATCGACCTGCTGAATATCAAGTACCGCTTTATGGAATTGGATCAGCGCCTGCTGGGGTCTACCAATGTGCAGGCCCGGCGCAAGCGTCTCCTCAAGGAGAAAGTCTATTCCGCCATTCCGCCCGGCGGCCGCGCCCTGCTGTATTTCTGCTACCGCTATTTCCTGCGGTTCGGATTCCTGGACGGGTATCGCGGGTTTGTCTTCCACTTCATGCAGGGGTATTGGTACCGGTTGCTGGTGGATGTGAACGTGAAGGAATTTGAAGCCAAGCTGGCGGGCGACACCAGCGCGGCGAAACTGAAAGAAATTTTGAAAAATGATTACAACATCGCGATCTGA
- a CDS encoding Crp/Fnr family transcriptional regulator — translation MKPSKQPCDMTACLLCRLCQPAWKPAIIAHKKHFVLKKGELLFAEGETVTGIYFIDHGRMKVHKHWGNEKELILRFAGNGDIVGHRGIGTEHIYPVSATALEPTTVCYFDLEFFQNSLQVNTDVLYELMMFYARELHDSERRMRNLAHMSVKGRIASALLHLEHKFGTENGFINFPLSRQDIASYTGTTYETAWRMLQDLAKEGMISLEDKRYAVLQHETLRHLIRSEETGK, via the coding sequence ATGAAGCCTTCTAAACAACCCTGCGATATGACCGCCTGCCTGCTGTGCCGCCTGTGCCAGCCCGCCTGGAAACCGGCCATCATCGCGCATAAAAAGCATTTCGTCCTCAAGAAAGGCGAGTTGCTCTTTGCCGAAGGCGAAACTGTAACAGGCATCTATTTTATCGATCATGGCCGGATGAAAGTGCACAAGCACTGGGGTAACGAAAAAGAACTCATCCTCCGCTTCGCGGGCAACGGCGATATCGTAGGCCACCGCGGCATCGGCACCGAGCACATCTATCCCGTTTCCGCCACCGCCCTGGAACCCACCACGGTGTGCTACTTCGACCTCGAATTCTTCCAAAACAGCCTCCAGGTAAATACCGACGTACTATACGAACTGATGATGTTTTACGCCCGTGAGCTCCACGACTCCGAGCGCCGCATGCGTAACCTGGCGCACATGTCCGTCAAAGGCCGCATTGCATCCGCATTATTGCATCTCGAGCATAAATTCGGCACCGAAAACGGATTTATCAACTTCCCGCTTTCCCGGCAAGATATTGCCTCCTACACCGGCACCACTTACGAAACCGCCTGGCGTATGCTCCAGGATCTCGCGAAAGAAGGCATGATTTCGCTGGAAGACAAGCGTTACGCCGTGCTTCAACACGAAACGCTCCGCCATCTCATCCGATCGGAGGAAACCGGCAAATGA
- a CDS encoding XrtY-associated glycosyltransferase XYAG1 — MNILFIVPSYKPAYIYGGPIVSVARLAESLVQIGHTVTVYTTTANGPGELDMPLDQPVMMDGVRVQFFRRITKDHTHVSPALWKAAWKTVREFDAVHIHSWWNFLIMGVSLICTMKGVKPVLSPRGMLCDYIFTNKNQLKKKLLHHAVGKHLLSRTYLHVTSDVEWNDCLKLNNNWRGGLIYNIVDLPHTRERVPVDNGAFTIGFLSRVDPKKGLDILIKALADVDFPFVLKIAGAGEEAYMAELRALIAAEGLEGRVEWAGWKKGGEKFEFLADVDLFALTSHNENFAVVVIESLSVGTPVLVSENVGLSRYVKEKSLGWVTTLGITEVRNRLTEAYRAKQERQRIRQEAAPIIRADFNEEKLAADYAEMYRNVNNFPLKRTAV, encoded by the coding sequence ATGAACATTTTGTTTATCGTACCGAGTTACAAACCCGCTTATATCTATGGCGGTCCCATCGTGTCGGTTGCGCGGCTGGCCGAAAGCCTCGTGCAGATCGGGCACACGGTGACCGTATACACTACCACCGCCAACGGCCCGGGCGAGCTGGACATGCCGCTCGACCAGCCCGTGATGATGGACGGGGTACGCGTGCAATTTTTCCGCCGCATCACCAAAGACCACACGCATGTTTCGCCCGCGTTGTGGAAAGCGGCGTGGAAAACGGTGAGGGAATTTGACGCCGTGCACATCCATTCGTGGTGGAACTTCCTGATCATGGGCGTATCGCTCATTTGTACGATGAAAGGCGTGAAACCCGTGCTGAGCCCGCGCGGGATGCTTTGCGATTACATTTTCACGAATAAGAACCAGCTCAAAAAGAAGCTGCTGCACCATGCGGTTGGCAAGCACCTGCTGTCGAGAACCTATTTGCACGTAACCTCCGACGTTGAGTGGAACGATTGCCTGAAGCTCAATAACAACTGGCGCGGCGGCCTGATCTACAATATCGTGGACTTGCCGCATACGCGGGAACGCGTGCCTGTGGATAACGGTGCATTTACCATTGGTTTCCTTTCGCGGGTGGACCCTAAAAAAGGCCTGGATATTCTCATCAAAGCGCTGGCGGACGTGGATTTTCCTTTTGTGCTGAAGATCGCGGGCGCGGGAGAAGAGGCATATATGGCCGAACTGCGCGCGCTGATTGCGGCCGAAGGACTGGAAGGGCGTGTGGAATGGGCGGGATGGAAGAAAGGCGGAGAGAAATTCGAGTTCCTGGCGGATGTGGACCTCTTTGCGCTGACGTCCCACAACGAAAATTTCGCGGTGGTGGTGATCGAGTCGCTGTCGGTGGGCACGCCGGTGCTGGTGAGCGAAAACGTGGGGTTGTCGCGCTATGTGAAGGAGAAGAGCCTGGGCTGGGTGACCACCCTCGGGATCACTGAAGTGCGCAACCGCCTCACCGAAGCTTACCGCGCAAAGCAGGAGCGCCAGCGCATCCGGCAGGAGGCGGCGCCGATCATCCGCGCGGATTTCAATGAAGAAAAACTGGCCGCGGACTATGCCGAGATGTACCGCAACGTCAACAATTTCCCTTTAAAACGAACAGCCGTATGA
- a CDS encoding WcaI family glycosyltransferase, translating to MPKRLLLIGGNYAPEPTGIGKFNGEMIGWLVNNGYECTVITTYPYYPQWKVQEPYSRKARWFRKEVSHDGRLKVYRCPQYVPAHPSGKKRMMMDVSFAMAAFAQLMRILPSKKYDYVMSVVPSFHLGLLALLYKRFRGAEVLYHIQDLQIDAARDLNMIHSGKMISAMLKLEKYILRKSDCVSSISDGMVRQISGKLDRRIELFPNWADVDKFHPLPGRMALKEAFGFQPDHKVVLYSGAIGEKQGLESILLAAASLGDREDVQFVICGSGPYREKLQEKALAMGLRRVHFLPLQPIEQFNRFLNMADLHLVIQKSGASDLVMPSKLTAILAVGGLSLVTANPGSSLHDLISGYQLGIVVPAENQDALNAGIRKAVTDDHAGMRGNARSYAVEYLSIDKVMGRFEANVLKI from the coding sequence ATGCCCAAGAGATTGTTGCTGATAGGAGGAAATTACGCGCCCGAGCCCACCGGCATCGGGAAGTTCAACGGCGAGATGATCGGCTGGCTGGTGAACAACGGGTATGAATGCACCGTAATCACCACCTATCCGTATTACCCGCAGTGGAAAGTGCAGGAGCCCTACTCCCGCAAAGCCCGCTGGTTCCGGAAAGAAGTATCGCACGACGGCCGCCTGAAAGTTTACCGCTGCCCGCAATACGTACCCGCACATCCGAGCGGGAAAAAGCGGATGATGATGGACGTCTCCTTCGCCATGGCGGCTTTTGCGCAGCTGATGCGCATCCTCCCGTCGAAAAAATATGATTACGTGATGAGCGTGGTGCCGAGCTTTCATCTCGGGTTGCTCGCCCTGCTTTACAAAAGGTTCCGCGGCGCCGAAGTGCTCTATCATATCCAGGACCTCCAGATCGACGCGGCCCGCGACCTCAATATGATCCACAGCGGCAAAATGATCAGCGCCATGTTGAAACTGGAAAAATACATCCTCCGGAAATCGGACTGCGTGAGCAGCATTTCCGACGGGATGGTCCGCCAGATCAGCGGCAAGCTCGACCGCCGCATCGAGCTGTTCCCTAACTGGGCGGATGTGGACAAGTTCCATCCCTTGCCGGGAAGAATGGCGCTGAAGGAGGCTTTCGGTTTCCAGCCCGATCATAAAGTGGTGTTGTATTCCGGCGCCATCGGCGAGAAGCAGGGACTGGAATCGATCCTGCTCGCCGCCGCTTCCCTGGGCGACCGCGAGGATGTGCAATTCGTGATCTGCGGCTCCGGCCCGTACCGTGAAAAGCTGCAAGAGAAAGCCCTCGCGATGGGGTTGCGCCGCGTCCATTTTTTGCCGCTCCAGCCCATCGAGCAGTTCAACCGTTTCCTGAACATGGCCGACCTCCACCTGGTGATCCAGAAGTCCGGCGCCTCCGACCTGGTGATGCCCTCCAAACTCACGGCGATCCTGGCGGTGGGCGGGCTGTCGCTGGTAACGGCCAATCCCGGCTCCAGCCTGCACGACCTAATTTCAGGCTACCAGCTGGGCATCGTGGTGCCGGCGGAAAACCAGGATGCCCTCAACGCGGGGATCCGTAAAGCGGTGACCGACGACCATGCCGGCATGCGCGGAAATGCGCGCTCGTATGCCGTGGAATATTTGTCCATCGATAAAGTGATGGGCCGATTTGAAGCGAACGTTTTAAAAATTTAG
- a CDS encoding alginate export family protein — MYNKMHSRCGTALLLLIGGLPLAGKAQLSIAAQLRTRTEFRDGQGAPLPRSAKPAFFTSQRTRLTAGFTANRLKFGLSIQDVRVWGQDVSTINKNSTVDNNGLMIHEAWAEVRLTDTAAFHHLSFKVGRQELNYDDGRLLGNLDWLQQARRHDALLFRYNSGKWAADAGFAWSQNREAGAGTLYNNTPPGAYAGNTNGGVMYKGLQYLHVSRKNATGHVSLMALADQFPRYHVDTVELKPVRTYDPGVHSRFTAAIFTTQTFGGLSLTGNIAWQGGKYAEGAKVNGWLLSGQALYAFSPQIKAGLGADYTTGGKSGTTSRVFDPLYGTPHKFWGHMDYYYAGSTFGATGLQDYYLRFLFKPHAKWSLQADGHRFFSASDITAQNRSFGWEADLNAAFALTPVIGFEAGYSYYRSTTALATAKQVANAARSNQWAYLMINIKPSFLLK, encoded by the coding sequence ATGTACAATAAAATGCATTCCCGCTGCGGGACGGCGCTGCTCCTTTTGATAGGCGGCCTCCCGCTGGCAGGCAAAGCCCAGCTCTCGATCGCGGCGCAATTGCGCACCCGCACGGAGTTCCGGGATGGACAGGGGGCGCCGCTCCCGCGCTCCGCAAAGCCTGCTTTCTTCACCTCGCAACGCACCCGCCTCACTGCGGGATTTACCGCAAATCGCCTCAAATTCGGGTTGTCCATCCAGGACGTCCGGGTTTGGGGCCAGGATGTTTCCACCATCAATAAAAACAGTACGGTTGATAATAACGGGCTGATGATCCATGAAGCCTGGGCGGAAGTCCGGCTGACGGACACCGCGGCGTTCCACCACCTGAGTTTTAAAGTAGGCCGGCAGGAACTGAATTATGACGACGGCCGCCTGCTGGGGAACCTCGACTGGCTCCAGCAAGCCCGCCGGCACGATGCGCTCCTGTTCCGCTACAATTCCGGCAAGTGGGCGGCGGACGCGGGTTTCGCCTGGTCCCAGAACCGGGAAGCGGGCGCGGGCACTTTATACAACAACACGCCTCCGGGCGCATATGCCGGCAATACCAACGGGGGCGTCATGTACAAAGGGTTGCAATACCTGCACGTTTCCCGCAAAAACGCCACGGGCCACGTTTCGCTGATGGCGCTGGCAGACCAGTTCCCGCGGTACCACGTGGATACGGTGGAACTGAAGCCCGTCAGAACTTACGACCCCGGGGTTCATTCCCGCTTTACAGCGGCAATTTTCACGACGCAGACTTTTGGCGGACTTTCACTTACCGGCAACATCGCCTGGCAGGGCGGGAAATATGCAGAAGGCGCGAAAGTGAACGGATGGCTGCTGTCGGGCCAGGCGCTTTACGCTTTCTCACCCCAAATAAAAGCCGGACTGGGCGCCGATTACACAACCGGTGGCAAATCCGGGACCACTTCCAGGGTCTTTGATCCATTGTACGGAACACCCCACAAATTCTGGGGGCATATGGACTATTATTACGCCGGCAGCACGTTTGGCGCCACCGGGTTGCAGGATTACTACCTCCGCTTCCTCTTCAAGCCCCATGCGAAGTGGAGCCTCCAGGCCGACGGGCACCGTTTCTTCTCCGCGAGCGACATCACCGCGCAAAACCGCAGCTTCGGCTGGGAAGCCGACCTGAACGCCGCATTCGCCCTCACGCCCGTGATCGGTTTCGAAGCAGGGTACAGTTATTACCGCAGCACAACCGCGCTGGCAACGGCCAAGCAGGTGGCGAATGCAGCGCGAAGCAACCAATGGGCGTATCTCATGATTAATATCAAGCCTTCTTTCTTGCTGAAATAA
- the nirD gene encoding nitrite reductase small subunit NirD — protein MSPITEEKINWIFACKVEDVPANGGVCVKYKDEQIALFHFARRGEWYASQNLCPHRRQMALSRGMIGAQQGEPKVACPFHKKTFSLSDGRCLSDEHECSIKVYPVKLEDDRIYIGVGGKEGSAVTA, from the coding sequence ATGTCACCCATCACCGAAGAAAAAATCAACTGGATTTTTGCCTGTAAAGTGGAAGACGTGCCTGCCAACGGCGGGGTTTGCGTGAAATATAAAGACGAGCAGATCGCGCTGTTTCATTTTGCCCGTCGCGGCGAATGGTACGCTTCGCAGAACTTATGCCCGCACCGCCGGCAAATGGCGCTCAGCCGCGGCATGATCGGCGCGCAACAGGGAGAACCGAAAGTGGCCTGCCCGTTTCACAAAAAAACTTTTTCCCTGTCCGACGGCCGTTGCCTTTCCGACGAGCACGAATGTTCCATTAAAGTATATCCCGTAAAGCTGGAGGATGATCGTATTTACATCGGTGTGGGCGGAAAGGAAGGGTCGGCCGTAACGGCCTGA
- a CDS encoding CpsB/CapC family capsule biosynthesis tyrosine phosphatase has translation MHFDVLKHDIHSHLLPGLDDGVQDMETALAFIRQLSELGYTHLTTTPHIMCGVYNNGADTIMPKLDQVREAVRHAEIAVELNAGAEYLMDDYFESLLEDRKPLLTIAGNHVLVEFSWVGLPAGFRSTFFNMKMAGYEPILAHPERYHYLHKDFDVYREIHATGVRLQANLLSFTGYYGSRVQAAAVQMAEEGLLDFTGTDLHHQRHMQALTQFDFRKLLGKMLAVNNLRNALL, from the coding sequence ATGCATTTTGACGTATTGAAACATGATATCCACTCCCATTTGCTCCCCGGGCTCGACGATGGCGTTCAGGATATGGAGACCGCATTGGCGTTCATCCGCCAACTGTCGGAATTAGGGTACACGCATCTCACCACCACGCCACATATCATGTGCGGCGTATACAATAACGGGGCGGACACAATTATGCCTAAGCTCGACCAGGTCCGCGAAGCGGTACGCCATGCTGAAATAGCCGTGGAACTGAACGCCGGCGCGGAATACCTGATGGACGATTACTTCGAATCCCTGCTGGAAGACCGCAAGCCGTTGCTGACCATCGCGGGGAATCATGTATTGGTTGAATTTTCATGGGTAGGATTGCCGGCTGGTTTCCGGAGTACTTTTTTCAACATGAAGATGGCGGGATATGAACCGATACTCGCGCATCCCGAACGCTATCATTACCTGCATAAGGATTTTGACGTATACCGGGAGATTCATGCGACAGGCGTGCGTTTGCAGGCGAATCTCCTGTCTTTTACCGGATATTACGGCAGCCGCGTACAGGCAGCGGCCGTGCAGATGGCGGAAGAAGGATTGCTGGATTTCACGGGAACTGATTTGCACCACCAACGGCATATGCAAGCGCTGACGCAATTTGATTTCCGGAAATTGTTAGGGAAAATGCTGGCTGTCAACAATTTAAGAAATGCTTTGTTATAA
- a CDS encoding glycosyltransferase family 2 protein, which yields MIEKLITVVVPVYNGEKYITDTLDSLLRQTWRGFELIVVDGNSTDRTVQLVMEHPQAVDLIISEKDEGMYDALRKGMEAATGKYLCYINADDRLLPHALEMVVRKFEHGQYDLVFGDHNFISETGEIAYSYKGINLGWKAISYLQRVPFAQQSAFWTRDAYRKAGGFDKSMKYSADSKFLLTLCLDPLTRKGYIPAVLGEYRMHGDSFSVSVTDKMIAEHQRMASSLPLKHDKLRRYFYEMITKVVNARGIYKKMTYKGTKF from the coding sequence ATGATCGAAAAACTCATAACGGTGGTTGTGCCCGTCTACAACGGCGAAAAATATATCACCGACACGCTCGATAGCCTGCTTCGCCAGACCTGGCGGGGATTTGAGCTGATCGTAGTGGACGGTAATTCCACCGACCGCACGGTGCAGCTGGTAATGGAACATCCGCAGGCGGTGGATTTGATCATCTCCGAGAAAGACGAAGGCATGTACGACGCCCTCCGGAAAGGTATGGAGGCCGCTACGGGGAAGTATCTCTGTTACATCAACGCCGACGACCGGCTGCTGCCGCATGCATTGGAAATGGTAGTCCGCAAGTTCGAGCACGGGCAATACGATCTCGTATTCGGCGACCACAACTTCATCTCCGAAACCGGCGAAATCGCCTATTCCTACAAAGGCATCAATCTGGGCTGGAAGGCGATCAGCTATTTACAGCGGGTACCATTTGCGCAGCAAAGCGCCTTCTGGACACGCGACGCCTACCGGAAAGCCGGCGGGTTTGACAAATCGATGAAGTATTCCGCCGATTCCAAATTCCTCCTCACGCTTTGTCTCGACCCGCTCACCCGGAAAGGATATATCCCTGCCGTGCTTGGCGAATACCGCATGCACGGGGATTCTTTTTCGGTGTCGGTAACCGATAAGATGATCGCGGAGCACCAACGGATGGCGAGCAGCCTTCCCCTGAAGCATGACAAACTGCGGCGGTATTTCTATGAAATGATCACCAAGGTGGTGAACGCCCGCGGTATTTATAAAAAGATGACCTACAAAGGCACGAAATTCTAA
- a CDS encoding sugar transferase produces MGAGQWFQGEITEDTHLRKRVEHDIWYMENWSVYLDLRIIFLTVANTLKGEKNAF; encoded by the coding sequence ATGGGCGCAGGTCAATGGTTTCAGGGGGAGATTACGGAAGATACCCATTTGCGCAAGCGTGTGGAGCACGATATTTGGTATATGGAGAACTGGTCCGTTTACCTGGATCTTCGCATCATATTTTTAACCGTGGCGAACACATTGAAAGGAGAAAAGAATGCATTTTGA